From the genome of Candidatus Neomarinimicrobiota bacterium:
AAATCGAAATAAATTTTTAGATACTTCACTAAATCTTGTTTTAGGCCTTCTAATATGCTCAATAGAAATTTATCGAATAATACATTTTGGACTTGTTCCATTTTACAAAGTCTTTGATATTATCTTGATTATAGTAATTCTTCTAATCACGAAAAATATCTTAATCAAAATAAATAGTATAAAATATTCAAACCTGCTTCATGCATTTATAGTTTTACTACTTTTAGTCGCAATATTTCTGCCATCAAAATATAAACAACCTTCTCACTTACCCCCTATTTTAAACAGCATATTTTTCTATATACATGTTCCTCTATATATCATCAGTTATTTTTCCCTTTTCTCTGCCTCCATTGGTAGTCTTATTTACTTGATGAAGAGAAATATTCCAGATTGGCTGAAAAAATCAATTAATATCGACACAATTATGTCATTTTATCTCATGAATCTCGGCTTAATATCGGGTGCAATTTGGGCAGACAATACATGGGGAAGTTTCTGGTCGTGGGATCCTAAAGAAAACATTTCTTTAGCCATAGTTCTTCTTCTTTCAATTTATTTCCACACAAAAAGTGAGAAATCAAAATCTATAATTATTATTTTATCAACAATGTTGGTGTTTTTTAATTTTTTATTATTAAATTTCATTGTTAAAGGACTTCATTCATATTAAGAGTTGATTTTTGCTATATTATTTATTATAATTGTATCAACATGTATATATAAATAATTTGGCATACATATGCGTTCATTTCAAAATACAAAAATATAAGTGGAACAAACTTAAATGATTAACT
Proteins encoded in this window:
- the ccsA gene encoding cytochrome c biogenesis protein CcsA: MSIENILLFLGTFIAIITFFTRNRNKFLDTSLNLVLGLLICSIEIYRIIHFGLVPFYKVFDIILIIVILLITKNILIKINSIKYSNLLHAFIVLLLLVAIFLPSKYKQPSHLPPILNSIFFYIHVPLYIISYFSLFSASIGSLIYLMKRNIPDWLKKSINIDTIMSFYLMNLGLISGAIWADNTWGSFWSWDPKENISLAIVLLLSIYFHTKSEKSKSIIIILSTMLVFFNFLLLNFIVKGLHSY